One Carassius gibelio isolate Cgi1373 ecotype wild population from Czech Republic chromosome A20, carGib1.2-hapl.c, whole genome shotgun sequence DNA segment encodes these proteins:
- the LOC127938977 gene encoding transcription factor Sox-7-like — MSFSQGGAEILPWACAGSCSSHIKRFSMPEETVNHSFRGSRAPSTHLSHTALQPPAAQSKSSLSELLRNSTTKEKLLVTPAPEKQSLRRREAEVLRAHMAALISAYSSWPESFECSAGNADVPDGHTSHRAPADKVSEPRIRRPMNAFMVWAKDERKRLAVQNPDLHNAELSKMLGKSWKALTPPQKRPYVEEAERLRVQHMQDYPNYKYRPRRKKQLKRICKRVDPGFLLTTLGPDQNSPRGCCHPLDKDDESAVSGSVSFSSPSAALPGVRVFRDPASSNSSFDTYPYGLPTPPEMSPLDAVDHEHQSYYSPSSSVSTSSCSSSTSCPDDRRPTPVHMSSPHPYHPDYSQHVPLHCGSSHLGHIPMSHQGSGATLITSPPLSYYSPSFPQVQIHHGHQGHLGQLSPPPEQGHMEGLDQLSQAELLGEVDRDEFDQYLNSTSYHPEHGGMTVTGHIQVTPASVCSSSTTETSLISVLADATAAYYNNYSIS, encoded by the exons ATGA GTTTCAGTCAAGGAGGAGCTGAGATCCTCCCGTGGGCCTGCGCTGGAAGCTGCTCGTCTCATATAAAGCGCTTCTCAATGCCGGAGGAAACAGTGAATCACAGCTTCAGAGGGAGTCGAGCACCATCCACTCATCTCTCTCACACTGCTCTTCAGCCACCAGCTGCTCAGTCAAAGTCATCTCTGAGTGAACTTTTACGAAATTCAACAACGAAAGAAAAACTCTTGGTCACACCCGCGCCCGAGAAACAAAGTTTGAGACGAAGGGAAGCTGAAGTTTTGAGAGCGCACATGGCTGCTCTGATAAGCGCGTATTCGTCCTGGCCGGAGAGCTTTGAGTGCTCTGCGGGAAATGCGGACGTACCTGACGGACACACCTCCCACAGAGCTCCCGCGGACAAGGTGTCGGAGCCGCGCATCAGGAGACCCATGAACGCCTTTATGGTGTGGGCCAAAGATGAGCGCAAGAGACTCGCAGTGCAGAACCCCGATCTCCACAACGCGGAGCTGAGCAAGATGCTGG GAAAGTCATGGAAAGCTTTAACTCCACCGCAGAAGAGGCCATATGTGGAGGAAGCGGAGCGGCTGAGGGTGCAACACATGCAGGACTACCCCAATTATAAATACCGTCCCCGTAGGAAGAAGCAGCTAAAGCGCATCTGTAAACGCGTGGACCCTGGTTTCCTCCTGACCACCCTCGGCCCCGACCAAAACTCCCCCCGAGGCTGCTGTCACCCCCTCGATAAAGACGACGAGAGCGCTGTGAGTGGCAGTGTCAGCTTCAGTTCTCCCAGCGCAGCTTTACCCGGCGTCAGGGTCTTCAGAGATCCCGCCAGTTCCAACAGCAGCTTCGATACGTACCCATACGGCTTGCCCACGCCACCTGAGATGTCGCCTCTGGACGCCGTGGATCACGAACACCAGTCCTACTACTCGCCCTCCAGCTCAGTCTCCACCAGCTCCTGCTCGTCTTCCACCTCTTGCCCAGATGACAGGCGTCCCACCCCGGTGCACATGAGCAGTCCACACCCCTACCATCCCGATTACTCCCAGCATGTACCTTTGCACTGTGGGAGCTCACATTTGGGCCACATCCCAATGTCCCATCAGGGAAGTGGGGCGACCCTTATCACATCTCCTCCATTGTCCTATTACAGCCCTTCGTTCCCGCAAGTTCAGATCCATCATGGGCATCAGGGGCACCTGGGCCAGCTCTCGCCCCCTCCAGAGCAGGGGCACATGGAGGGTCTGGATCAGCTGAGCCAGGCTGAATTGCTGGGTGAAGTAGACCGAGATGAGTTCGACCAGTACCTAAATTCTACTAGTTATCACCCCGAACACGGTGGGATGACAGTCACGGGACACATCCAGGTAACGCCAGCTTCTGTTTGCTCCAGCAGCACTACAGAAACCAGTCTCATCTCCGTATTGGCCGATGCCACGGCAGCCTATTACAACAACTACAGCATTTCATAA